In Mastigocladopsis repens PCC 10914, a single window of DNA contains:
- a CDS encoding glycosyltransferase family 2 protein, with translation MTSTQFEKKNLSRLIRQLRLLKRLRYKSLQLRKATLYLLSIVFLFSIIIAAWFAGEDTISEIFSQIHILQENPPIWLEVPMVKGYLLAPTVALLLSVLLVMKISPQPRVWSRRLVVGILIILTLRYILWRSLSTLNLVNPLNGVFSIGFLLLEMLMLFGGTIQLFLMLNVKDRCREADEKSVAVINGHFVPSVDILIPTYNEPAFILRRTIIGCQALEYANKKIYLLDDTRRPEIKKLALKLGCEYVIRPDNRYAKAGNLNYAIAKTDGEFIVVFDADFVPTKNFLTRTVGFFQDQKVALVQTPQSFYNADPVARNLGLENILTADEEVFYRQTQTIKDGAGSVVCCGTSFVVRRSALLTAGGFVTESLSEDYFTGIRLSAKGYRLLYLNEKLSAGLAADNIAAYATQRFRWARGTLQAFFIESNPLTIPGLSLIQRLAHLEGLVHWFGTISRVYFLLMPLAYSFLGVIPIRSNIAELLYFFLPYYLVNLTVFTWLNHQSRSAFLSDIYSVLLCVPTALTVIQVMLNPFSKGFKVTPKGTASDRFYFNWKLALPLILLFIANALSLCQILGMCINKGAWTSTVSSEVTLQIKGISLGWVWSAYNLIMLGISLLILLDAPKPDVYEWFDLRRVVRLSIGKQSFWGVTTIISEVGAEVAVTQNPPTDLFKNTLVKLEIVEEDLQLEAHIVRTGFKDEFPTVRLRFDSVNLSQHRRLVEMLFCRPGQWKRNNTPGEFSSLLLILRIFLKPQILFNRKVDVRAVAVSKV, from the coding sequence ATGACAAGTACACAGTTTGAAAAAAAGAATTTAAGTCGTCTTATTCGTCAACTACGTTTACTTAAGAGACTTCGTTATAAGTCGCTTCAATTACGAAAAGCCACACTGTATTTATTGAGTATCGTTTTTCTATTTAGCATCATCATAGCAGCATGGTTTGCTGGTGAAGACACAATTAGCGAAATTTTTTCTCAGATTCATATCTTACAAGAAAACCCACCAATATGGCTAGAAGTGCCAATGGTGAAGGGATATTTACTAGCACCAACGGTTGCACTGTTGCTCTCTGTGCTACTGGTGATGAAAATTTCTCCTCAGCCCCGTGTTTGGTCCCGGCGGCTAGTTGTAGGAATTTTAATTATCCTAACTTTAAGGTATATTCTGTGGCGATCGCTCTCTACTTTGAATCTTGTCAACCCACTCAATGGAGTCTTTAGTATAGGGTTCTTATTGCTGGAAATGTTAATGCTATTTGGTGGCACTATCCAGCTATTTCTCATGTTAAATGTCAAAGACCGTTGTCGTGAAGCAGATGAGAAATCAGTAGCTGTTATTAATGGTCATTTTGTTCCATCTGTTGATATTTTAATACCAACATACAATGAACCCGCTTTTATTCTTCGACGCACAATTATCGGTTGCCAAGCCTTAGAATATGCCAATAAAAAAATTTACCTTTTGGATGATACAAGGCGTCCAGAAATCAAAAAATTAGCGCTGAAGTTAGGGTGTGAGTATGTCATACGACCAGACAACAGGTATGCCAAAGCAGGAAATTTAAATTATGCTATTGCCAAAACTGATGGAGAGTTCATTGTTGTTTTTGATGCTGATTTTGTTCCTACTAAAAACTTTCTGACTCGCACAGTTGGATTCTTTCAAGATCAGAAAGTAGCGCTGGTGCAGACTCCTCAAAGCTTTTACAATGCTGACCCTGTCGCCCGTAATTTGGGTTTGGAAAATATTCTTACAGCAGACGAAGAAGTTTTTTATCGCCAAACTCAAACTATTAAGGATGGCGCAGGTAGTGTTGTTTGTTGTGGGACTTCCTTTGTTGTTCGCCGCAGCGCACTTTTAACAGCAGGAGGCTTTGTCACAGAGTCTTTAAGTGAAGATTACTTCACGGGAATTCGTTTGTCTGCTAAAGGCTATCGTTTGCTTTATCTCAATGAAAAACTTAGCGCTGGTTTAGCAGCAGACAACATTGCTGCCTATGCAACTCAAAGATTCCGGTGGGCACGAGGTACACTTCAAGCATTTTTTATTGAGTCTAATCCTTTAACAATTCCTGGACTAAGCCTTATTCAAAGGTTAGCTCATTTAGAAGGATTGGTGCATTGGTTTGGCACCATCTCTCGCGTTTATTTTCTCCTCATGCCTTTAGCTTATTCATTTTTAGGCGTGATTCCTATTCGGTCAAATATAGCAGAATTATTGTATTTTTTCCTGCCTTACTACCTTGTTAATTTAACTGTATTTACGTGGTTAAATCACCAATCGCGTTCTGCTTTTCTCTCTGATATTTACTCTGTCTTGCTATGTGTTCCCACAGCACTGACTGTAATACAAGTCATGCTGAATCCTTTTTCTAAAGGGTTTAAAGTAACACCAAAAGGAACAGCGAGTGACAGATTTTATTTCAACTGGAAGCTCGCCTTACCTCTCATTCTTTTGTTTATCGCTAATGCCTTGAGTTTGTGCCAAATTCTCGGGATGTGTATTAACAAAGGTGCCTGGACTTCCACAGTCTCTTCAGAAGTTACTCTCCAAATTAAAGGTATCAGCCTAGGTTGGGTGTGGAGTGCCTATAATTTGATTATGCTTGGGATTTCCCTGCTGATTCTGCTGGATGCTCCCAAACCAGACGTTTATGAATGGTTTGATTTACGGCGAGTTGTACGCTTAAGTATTGGCAAGCAGAGTTTTTGGGGAGTGACTACAATCATTTCTGAAGTGGGTGCCGAAGTTGCTGTGACTCAAAATCCTCCCACTGATTTATTCAAAAATACGCTTGTCAAACTAGAAATTGTAGAGGAAGATTTACAGCTTGAAGCACATATTGTTCGCACTGGTTTTAAAGATGAATTTCCTACCGTGCGTCTCAGGTTTGATTCAGTCAATTTGAGTCAACATCGTCGTCTTGTGGAAATGTTATTTTGTCGTCCGGGACAGTGGAAGCGCAACAATACACCAGGAGAATTTAGTTCGTTATTGTTGATATTGAGAATTTTTTTGAAACCGCAAATTCTGTTTAATAGAAAAGTGGATGTGAGGGCAGTTGCTGTTTCTAAAGTGTAG
- a CDS encoding hybrid sensor histidine kinase/response regulator: MKNRKIHILLVEDSAYDACLLCQIFTRNGYEEWQMAHVEQLNEAIDACISTSSLLLEKSSSQTSQTRYQRRFDVVLLDLSLPDSFGLDTVKEFRKAVPNIPVVVLSRLDNEELALQALAEGAQDYIVKDQITIQVLVRAIRYAIQRGQIFNQLWASEQRTREALAKEQELNQLKSNFVAMVSHEFRTPISIIRTSTELLANYNPQLTEERRAKYFQRIQVSINQMVQLLDEVLFLSKTEAEKVAYQPALLDLKNFCQELAEILQLNLGGQRNIVFSCQGECTPAKMDEKLLSCIFTNILSNAIKYSFPDSTIYFDLSCQDGIATFRVQDQGLGIPLKDQARLFESFYRARNVGKIQGTGLGLVIVKKCVALHRGEIQIESEEGVGTTVTVRLPIHPPTKKHLSQLNRQNHGKHAPFS; encoded by the coding sequence ATGAAGAATAGAAAAATTCACATTCTTCTAGTGGAAGATAGCGCTTATGATGCTTGCCTGCTATGCCAGATATTCACCCGCAATGGTTATGAAGAATGGCAGATGGCGCATGTGGAGCAGCTGAATGAGGCAATTGACGCTTGCATATCAACATCAAGTCTCCTTTTGGAGAAAAGTTCGTCACAAACGTCACAAACCAGATATCAACGCAGATTTGATGTCGTTTTATTAGACCTGAGCCTGCCAGATTCTTTTGGACTGGACACAGTAAAAGAATTCCGAAAAGCAGTACCTAATATTCCCGTTGTGGTGTTATCACGGCTTGATAATGAAGAATTGGCGTTGCAAGCACTAGCAGAAGGAGCTCAGGACTATATCGTTAAAGACCAAATAACAATTCAAGTGCTAGTGCGTGCAATTCGCTACGCTATTCAAAGAGGACAAATTTTCAACCAGTTATGGGCAAGTGAACAACGCACTCGTGAAGCGCTAGCAAAGGAACAGGAACTCAATCAATTAAAGTCAAACTTTGTGGCAATGGTTTCCCACGAGTTTCGCACTCCTATAAGTATCATTCGCACATCTACGGAGCTACTTGCCAACTATAATCCTCAACTGACTGAAGAGCGGAGAGCTAAATACTTTCAGCGAATTCAAGTTTCTATTAACCAGATGGTTCAACTTTTAGATGAAGTTTTGTTCCTTAGTAAAACTGAAGCTGAGAAAGTTGCATACCAACCAGCCCTCTTAGATTTAAAAAATTTCTGCCAGGAACTCGCAGAAATTCTTCAACTTAATTTAGGCGGTCAGCGCAATATTGTCTTTAGCTGCCAGGGAGAATGCACGCCAGCGAAAATGGATGAAAAACTGTTAAGTTGCATCTTCACCAATATACTCTCCAATGCAATCAAATACTCTTTTCCAGACAGCACAATTTACTTTGATTTGAGCTGCCAGGATGGGATAGCAACTTTCCGGGTACAAGACCAAGGGTTAGGCATTCCTCTCAAAGACCAAGCTCGTCTGTTTGAAAGCTTCTATCGTGCTAGGAATGTAGGTAAAATTCAAGGCACAGGGCTGGGACTTGTTATTGTGAAAAAGTGTGTGGCTCTTCATAGGGGTGAGATTCAAATAGAAAGTGAAGAGGGAGTGGGAACAACTGTTACGGTGAGACTACCAATACACCCACCGACGAAGAAACATTTGTCGCAATTAAATAGGCAAAATCACGGTAAACACGCTCCCTTCTCCTAA
- a CDS encoding sensor histidine kinase: MRKLSEKVITGSFSLALLLLCGVGVASYQSLQQFQKDKQSLIHTYQVLATLDKVDDGLLAAESGRRAYILTGKADYLETYAADKQKVYQNLKALRLLTQDNANQQRRLDTLEPLSAKRFVSLDRSLSLYNQNKLDLATQIAITDQGREIRTQLLAIRQAMEAEEESLLQRRTILTDKSVNQFVVVMSIGYCLSFILLVIVYWLLQKQIHVNKTLSEEAMRLEQQAAKARLAKILESITDAFIALDRNWCYTYVNQKAGELLNHKPEELIGKNIWEEFPEGVGKEFYQAYHQAVEEQRMIELEQYYPSWEGWFESRIYPSEEGISVFFQDFTPRKLAEIALEQSERRYRSLVLATSQAVWITDAQGKVDKDIPLWRALTGQREAEVKGWGWLDRVHPRDWERTKHLWNLAVATQGIYQTEHRVQVQDGTYRYFLMRGVPVLNAEGQIVEWVGTHTDITERKLAEYTLEQANEALEIKVQQRTAELQRLNEYLKSSNQQLEQFAYVASHDLQEPLRAVTGYTQLLEVEYQDRFDDSAKKYMTEIVDGAKRMQHLIQDLLAYSRIGTRGKEFALTDCNAVLTQVLKNLQLAIAQSNAIITQDPLPNVLADKTQLLQLFQNLIGNAIKFRREEPPQIHIGVVRGTGGVEGENTPPSSPTLHTLSENEVLFWIRDNGIGIKPQYLERIFEIFRRLHTRREFPGTGIGLAVCKKIVERHGGSIWAESEPGVGTTFYFTLRVS; the protein is encoded by the coding sequence ATGAGAAAACTATCAGAAAAAGTTATCACAGGCAGTTTTAGCTTGGCACTGCTACTGTTGTGTGGAGTAGGCGTAGCTTCCTATCAAAGCCTGCAACAGTTTCAAAAAGATAAGCAATCGCTAATCCATACTTATCAAGTTTTGGCAACCCTGGATAAAGTGGACGATGGACTCCTTGCTGCCGAAAGTGGACGACGAGCTTATATTCTCACTGGAAAGGCAGATTATCTGGAAACATATGCAGCAGATAAGCAGAAGGTTTATCAAAATTTGAAAGCTTTGCGGCTCCTAACTCAAGATAACGCCAACCAACAACGCCGACTTGATACACTGGAACCCCTAAGTGCTAAAAGATTTGTATCTCTTGATCGTTCGCTCAGCTTGTATAACCAAAATAAATTAGATCTAGCAACTCAAATTGCAATTACAGATCAAGGCAGGGAGATACGAACACAACTGTTGGCAATTCGTCAAGCAATGGAAGCTGAGGAAGAAAGTTTATTACAACGGCGGACAATATTGACAGATAAGAGTGTGAATCAATTTGTTGTAGTAATGAGTATTGGCTATTGCCTGAGTTTCATACTTTTGGTGATAGTTTATTGGCTACTGCAAAAGCAAATTCACGTCAATAAGACGTTGTCTGAAGAAGCTATGCGCTTGGAACAGCAAGCGGCAAAGGCACGACTAGCAAAGATTTTAGAGAGTATCACTGATGCCTTTATTGCCTTAGATCGCAACTGGTGCTATACCTATGTCAATCAAAAGGCAGGAGAACTTTTAAACCACAAGCCAGAAGAGTTGATTGGCAAAAATATTTGGGAAGAATTCCCTGAAGGTGTAGGAAAGGAGTTCTATCAAGCCTATCACCAAGCTGTAGAAGAACAGCGAATGATTGAATTAGAACAATATTATCCATCGTGGGAAGGCTGGTTTGAAAGTCGCATCTACCCTTCAGAAGAGGGAATTTCCGTATTCTTTCAAGACTTCACCCCTCGGAAATTGGCAGAAATTGCTCTAGAACAAAGCGAAAGACGATACCGCTCGTTAGTGCTTGCGACCTCTCAGGCTGTTTGGATTACTGATGCTCAAGGAAAGGTAGACAAAGATATTCCATTGTGGAGAGCTTTGACTGGGCAACGTGAAGCAGAAGTCAAGGGATGGGGTTGGCTAGATCGAGTTCATCCCAGAGATTGGGAGCGTACAAAACATCTGTGGAATTTGGCAGTTGCAACTCAAGGTATTTATCAAACTGAGCATCGCGTGCAGGTGCAAGATGGCACTTACCGATATTTCTTGATGCGTGGAGTTCCCGTGTTGAATGCCGAAGGGCAGATTGTAGAATGGGTTGGCACTCATACCGATATCACAGAGCGCAAACTTGCCGAATACACACTGGAACAGGCAAATGAGGCACTGGAAATCAAAGTCCAACAGCGGACAGCAGAACTACAAAGACTGAATGAATATCTAAAAAGCTCGAACCAACAACTAGAGCAATTTGCCTACGTAGCTTCCCACGATTTGCAAGAGCCACTGCGAGCAGTGACAGGCTATACCCAACTGTTGGAGGTGGAATATCAAGACCGTTTCGATGACTCTGCCAAAAAGTACATGACTGAAATTGTGGATGGGGCAAAGCGAATGCAGCACTTGATACAAGACTTGCTAGCATATTCGCGTATTGGGACTCGTGGTAAGGAATTTGCTCTCACAGACTGCAATGCCGTACTAACTCAGGTACTTAAGAATTTGCAGCTCGCGATCGCCCAGAGCAACGCCATCATCACCCAAGATCCTTTGCCAAATGTACTAGCAGACAAAACCCAACTGTTGCAATTGTTCCAAAATCTTATCGGGAACGCCATCAAGTTCCGTCGTGAGGAACCACCCCAAATTCATATTGGCGTAGTCAGGGGAACTGGGGGAGTAGAGGGAGAAAATACTCCCCCATCTTCCCCTACTCTCCACACCCTATCAGAAAACGAAGTTCTTTTCTGGATCAGGGATAACGGCATCGGCATTAAGCCCCAGTATCTAGAACGCATTTTTGAGATTTTCCGACGGCTGCATACCAGACGAGAATTTCCCGGTACAGGTATTGGTCTAGCTGTCTGTAAAAAAATTGTTGAGCGACACGGTGGTAGCATTTGGGCTGAATCTGAGCCAGGAGTGGGAACGACGTTTTATTTCACTCTCCGGGTAAGTTAA
- a CDS encoding sensor histidine kinase: MNKTRQIWRNIDLFSLRLRLTIGIATVSAIGNGSIAIWTSWRMQQILIDSHKNHIEQIAARLPQDVGLYSEMMLPETGLQKAINNLTNTKTFLWVKNPARKVVAQSPNWNSLSNSTVAELMSKSEMPIKPEVYKAGQHYFVLYGGSLQVQGKVLGMLFVVQDITRDQTMFLAMVRTLWIASILVIIVITFALAYYIKRSLHPLRQLSQMTEVISAKDLAQVQLHLDNPPSEVKELAQTFNMLLSRLSQSWEQEQEFVSNVSHELRTPLTIVHGYLQSVLRRQNNLTPTQQEALETASSEAKHTIRLLQDLLDLARADSGYFHFHIQSCVLNDLVAEVVGMAKKYSERTIQIEENTSPLKAKVDYNRLKQVLLNLIDNAVKYSEPNTPIILKLNQQGQQAILQVCDQGYGIPLQHQSRIFERFYRVDEARNHTTGGSGLGLSIVKTLVEGMGGDVKVLSKLGEGSVFTVILPI, translated from the coding sequence GTGAATAAAACCAGGCAAATTTGGAGAAATATTGATTTATTTTCATTAAGGTTACGGCTAACGATTGGTATTGCTACAGTTTCAGCCATAGGTAATGGTAGCATCGCTATCTGGACGAGTTGGAGAATGCAGCAAATTTTGATTGATAGTCATAAAAATCATATCGAACAAATTGCTGCACGCTTACCACAGGATGTAGGACTTTATAGTGAAATGATGCTACCAGAAACTGGGTTACAAAAGGCAATTAATAACTTGACTAACACCAAGACATTCTTATGGGTAAAAAATCCAGCACGGAAAGTAGTGGCGCAATCTCCAAATTGGAATTCTCTCTCGAATTCTACAGTAGCTGAGTTAATGTCTAAGAGCGAAATGCCGATAAAACCTGAAGTTTACAAAGCGGGACAACACTACTTTGTTTTATATGGTGGCTCTTTACAAGTACAGGGTAAGGTACTAGGAATGCTGTTCGTGGTGCAAGATATTACCCGTGACCAGACAATGTTTTTGGCAATGGTGCGGACTTTGTGGATTGCTAGTATTTTAGTCATTATTGTCATCACATTTGCACTTGCATATTATATTAAACGTTCCCTACACCCTTTGCGTCAACTTAGTCAAATGACGGAAGTCATTTCCGCAAAAGATTTAGCACAAGTGCAGTTGCATCTTGATAACCCACCAAGTGAAGTTAAAGAATTAGCTCAAACTTTTAATATGCTGTTATCTCGCCTCTCTCAATCTTGGGAGCAGGAGCAAGAATTTGTCAGCAATGTTTCTCACGAGTTACGTACACCATTAACGATTGTACATGGTTACTTGCAAAGCGTATTACGAAGACAGAATAATTTAACACCAACCCAACAAGAAGCTTTAGAAACTGCCTCATCAGAAGCTAAACACACCATCCGTCTCTTGCAAGATTTACTTGATTTAGCACGGGCAGATAGTGGTTACTTTCATTTTCACATACAATCTTGCGTATTAAATGATTTAGTTGCGGAAGTTGTCGGGATGGCAAAAAAGTATAGTGAAAGGACAATTCAAATTGAAGAAAATACTTCTCCTCTTAAAGCAAAAGTAGACTATAACCGTCTCAAACAAGTGTTACTCAATTTAATTGACAATGCTGTTAAGTATTCTGAACCTAATACCCCAATAATTTTAAAGTTAAATCAGCAAGGGCAGCAAGCAATTCTTCAAGTTTGCGACCAGGGTTATGGAATACCTCTGCAACATCAGTCGCGCATTTTTGAGCGATTTTACCGCGTAGATGAAGCCCGTAACCATACTACTGGTGGTAGTGGTTTGGGTTTGTCGATAGTCAAGACTCTTGTAGAGGGGATGGGGGGTGATGTGAAGGTACTCTCCAAATTAGGAGAAGGGAGCGTGTTTACCGTGATTTTGCCTATTTAA
- a CDS encoding glycosyltransferase family 39 protein, translated as MVGVFFHFFNLNKKVYWHDEVYTSMRAAGFTRDEIDQEIFQNRIIPAPQLQKYQHLKPGSTAADTIKSLAVEDPQHPPLYFLIARFWMQGFGSSLTASRILPVLFSLLALPFIYALGIELFASQTVAILATALIAISPFDILFAQTARQYSLLTATVIGSNFLLLRALRLSTWRNWGLYTLANTVGWYTHPFFGLTIIAQGAYILLFLIIGKKQKAPKALQALLKFFLAIACSLFLYTPWLIVLVTNHQRASATTDWTKVNVEFIYLVKLWILSFSSLFLDLDLGFDSVWTYLLRLLIILIIGIAIYTVCRCTSQTTWLFILTSIFVPFLMLVLPDLLLGGKRSAVSRYLISCYPGIQLAVAYLLATKILHRRQIWRGVMLLLMTGAIASSTVSAFSESWWNTDLSYFNAEVVRRINDTSSPVVISEIGDDYTNTGDLISMSYLLHDNVSLLLLSQPPQLENVKSLLPNSVEPFVFRPSKKFIESLKPEQGKIVQVFPEGRLWQIKK; from the coding sequence ATGGTGGGTGTATTTTTTCACTTTTTTAATCTTAATAAAAAAGTTTACTGGCATGATGAAGTCTACACATCTATGCGAGCAGCAGGCTTCACACGTGATGAAATCGACCAAGAAATTTTTCAAAATCGCATAATTCCAGCACCACAATTGCAGAAGTATCAGCACCTAAAACCTGGGAGTACTGCAGCAGACACAATTAAGTCTCTAGCGGTTGAAGACCCGCAGCATCCACCTTTGTACTTTTTGATAGCACGGTTTTGGATGCAAGGTTTTGGCAGTTCGCTGACCGCATCGCGGATATTGCCAGTTTTATTTAGCCTGTTGGCATTACCTTTCATCTATGCTTTAGGAATAGAACTGTTTGCTTCGCAGACAGTAGCAATACTGGCAACAGCGCTAATAGCTATATCCCCCTTTGATATCCTGTTTGCTCAAACGGCAAGGCAGTACAGTTTGTTGACTGCTACTGTTATTGGTAGTAATTTTTTGCTACTCAGGGCTTTACGTTTATCAACATGGCGAAACTGGGGGTTATATACCTTGGCAAACACCGTAGGTTGGTATACCCATCCCTTTTTTGGTCTAACAATTATTGCTCAGGGAGCGTATATCCTGCTGTTCCTAATAATAGGAAAAAAGCAAAAAGCACCAAAAGCTTTGCAAGCACTGCTCAAATTTTTTTTGGCAATTGCCTGCTCGCTCTTTCTCTATACTCCCTGGTTAATTGTACTGGTTACTAATCATCAACGTGCATCTGCTACCACAGATTGGACTAAGGTCAATGTGGAATTCATCTATCTAGTAAAGTTGTGGATTCTCAGTTTTAGTTCGCTGTTTTTAGACTTAGATCTTGGATTTGATAGTGTTTGGACTTACCTGCTGCGGTTGCTAATTATCCTAATAATAGGAATAGCAATATATACAGTATGCCGTTGCACGAGTCAGACAACCTGGCTGTTTATCCTGACTTCAATTTTTGTACCTTTTCTCATGTTAGTTCTGCCAGATTTATTGTTAGGAGGAAAACGCTCTGCTGTCAGCCGCTACCTGATATCCTGCTACCCAGGAATACAACTCGCTGTTGCTTACTTACTGGCAACTAAGATTCTGCATAGACGCCAAATCTGGCGCGGTGTTATGCTGCTACTTATGACAGGCGCGATCGCATCCTCTACAGTCAGTGCTTTCTCTGAGAGCTGGTGGAACACAGATTTGAGCTATTTCAATGCTGAAGTTGTTCGGCGTATAAATGATACTTCGTCTCCAGTAGTTATTAGCGAAATTGGCGATGACTACACAAACACAGGAGATTTGATTTCTATGAGCTACCTGCTGCATGACAATGTCTCACTGCTGCTGCTGAGTCAACCCCCACAATTAGAAAATGTCAAATCTCTACTCCCAAACAGTGTAGAACCTTTTGTGTTTCGACCCTCCAAAAAATTTATTGAGAGTCTGAAGCCAGAACAAGGAAAGATTGTGCAAGTCTTTCCAGAGGGGAGACTTTGGCAGATTAAGAAATGA
- a CDS encoding DMT family transporter, with product METLSKIFNFVNRNSSKMYLWLAILIFGAANAITRKLTEVGSQHLINGRNPISFCNVLFVGNICALLMLILIYRRQLNIFNLKQVSWQNWIGLSVAAVLSGALAPGLIFNALSQTMVTNVVLIGRIETPLTLALSFLLLKEEVNIWIVSGAIVSLLGVAFTVFLQILWENMMSSSNFFTVGVGEIMVAGGAVALAISTIITKTRLQQVPLGIFSVFRTILGTIVFFCIVLYLYGSQHFIDVFSPFLWQWIIIYSAVIVVFGQLCWFTSLKNSSASEVSLASSFNPIAGIFAAYFILGEVPTIAQYIGGAFVLIGIFLSQIGIGRQTAFHRTQNRVTSPQQMDERCGFKGV from the coding sequence ATGGAGACACTAAGCAAAATATTTAATTTTGTCAATAGAAACTCCTCAAAAATGTATCTATGGTTAGCCATTCTTATTTTCGGCGCTGCTAATGCAATTACACGCAAGCTCACCGAAGTTGGTTCTCAACACTTAATTAATGGTAGAAACCCCATTTCTTTTTGCAATGTTTTATTTGTAGGAAATATTTGTGCGTTGCTGATGCTGATTCTTATATATCGGCGACAGTTAAATATTTTTAATCTCAAACAAGTGTCTTGGCAAAATTGGATTGGTTTAAGTGTGGCGGCGGTTCTTTCAGGGGCGCTAGCACCTGGTTTAATTTTCAATGCTCTTTCTCAGACTATGGTGACAAATGTTGTCTTAATAGGACGCATTGAAACTCCCTTAACTCTTGCACTATCTTTTTTGTTGCTTAAAGAAGAAGTTAATATTTGGATAGTTTCTGGTGCCATTGTTTCCCTCCTGGGGGTCGCCTTCACAGTATTCCTGCAAATTTTATGGGAAAACATGATGAGTTCCAGTAATTTTTTTACTGTGGGCGTAGGAGAAATAATGGTAGCAGGAGGAGCGGTCGCTCTAGCTATTTCAACAATTATCACTAAGACTCGTTTACAGCAAGTTCCTCTAGGAATTTTTAGTGTATTTCGGACGATTTTAGGAACAATAGTATTTTTTTGTATTGTTTTATATCTCTATGGAAGTCAACACTTTATAGATGTCTTTTCTCCTTTTTTATGGCAATGGATAATAATTTACAGTGCGGTTATAGTTGTATTTGGTCAGTTATGTTGGTTTACTAGTTTAAAGAATTCTTCGGCATCAGAGGTTTCATTAGCTAGTTCCTTTAACCCCATAGCAGGCATATTTGCAGCATATTTCATTTTAGGAGAAGTGCCTACCATAGCTCAATATATTGGCGGGGCTTTTGTGTTGATTGGTATCTTTTTAAGCCAGATAGGTATTGGGCGTCAAACGGCTTTTCATAGAACCCAGAATAGAGTCACTTCTCCTCAACAAATGGATGAGCGGTGTGGTTTTAAAGGAGTGTAA
- a CDS encoding DUF4079 domain-containing protein, which yields MELADFLGVIHPAIAVFFVFPLIGMVVNFAWATRQRRLQTADSGKSKIPPVVGVEHRQLGNWLTGAVVGLALLGLAYPIGKNIIKEQLWNKDSFQFVFILLMFAATIASLVLLYRAKQARWRGIFATLTGTGLVILGCQDGVFRRTNEWYWSHYYFGIIAALLMIFSLAIVPDIYKDRSNRWRIVHTILNCVALLLFIGQGMTGTRDLLEIPLSWQEPYIYQCDFVNKTCPTPNPQPK from the coding sequence ATGGAACTTGCAGATTTTCTCGGTGTTATCCATCCGGCTATTGCAGTTTTTTTCGTCTTTCCTCTAATTGGAATGGTGGTTAACTTTGCTTGGGCTACACGTCAGCGCCGCTTGCAAACCGCCGACTCTGGAAAAAGTAAAATTCCCCCAGTTGTGGGGGTAGAACACAGGCAATTAGGAAATTGGCTGACGGGTGCCGTTGTAGGACTCGCTTTACTAGGGTTAGCTTACCCAATTGGCAAAAATATTATCAAAGAGCAATTGTGGAATAAAGACAGTTTCCAATTCGTTTTTATTCTTTTGATGTTTGCTGCTACTATCGCCTCTTTAGTATTACTTTATCGAGCTAAACAAGCCCGCTGGCGAGGAATTTTTGCCACTTTAACTGGTACAGGTCTAGTAATTCTCGGTTGTCAAGATGGGGTGTTTCGCCGTACAAATGAGTGGTATTGGTCTCATTACTACTTTGGCATTATTGCAGCCTTGCTGATGATTTTTTCCCTAGCAATTGTTCCTGATATTTATAAAGATAGGTCGAATCGTTGGCGAATCGTCCACACAATTTTAAACTGCGTCGCCTTGTTACTTTTTATTGGACAAGGGATGACAGGAACGCGAGATTTGCTAGAAATTCCCTTAAGTTGGCAGGAACCTTACATTTATCAGTGCGATTTTGTTAATAAAACTTGTCCTACACCAAATCCTCAACCTAAATAA